The Georgenia sp. TF02-10 genome window below encodes:
- a CDS encoding TRM11 family methyltransferase translates to MPSARPGAAESISNTIATGAHSRVLVRTVTGLEFLAAAELTDAGHRLIDMSTRQLVIDPTSANIITSPPRLADDLFLIGADVPDPGRTKADLSKLARALRRELTVPLLHWPGEAISVSASFLGRRTYSRFDIEDLSGQIIAEQTGGHYHSRRDGSRPPRDRADWRVVLDGTRARVAMRPFDAPLHRRDWRTRTVTGSLHPPVAAALARLARIEPGHRVLDPFCGAGTILLEAHRTEPEASYIGIDRDSIAINAARANTDQTAGIVWRTGDARTLEGWLTGVDRIVTNPPWQVRLDIDDFSSHMGLWHHQLQADGLLVAIVNQSQAQFLRDDARWQVDAIHEIAVAGQHPRIVVARPTA, encoded by the coding sequence ATGCCCTCTGCGCGCCCCGGCGCGGCAGAGTCGATCAGCAACACCATCGCGACCGGCGCGCACTCGCGCGTGCTGGTGCGCACCGTCACCGGCTTGGAATTCCTCGCTGCCGCCGAGCTGACCGACGCTGGTCACCGTCTGATCGACATGTCCACACGCCAGCTCGTCATCGATCCCACTTCCGCGAACATCATCACCAGCCCGCCGCGGCTGGCCGACGACCTCTTCCTGATCGGTGCGGACGTGCCCGACCCGGGGAGGACGAAGGCCGACCTGAGCAAGCTCGCCAGAGCACTCCGCCGCGAACTCACTGTCCCCCTGCTCCACTGGCCGGGTGAGGCGATCTCGGTGAGCGCGTCCTTCCTCGGCCGGCGCACGTACAGCCGGTTCGACATCGAAGACCTCAGCGGGCAGATCATCGCCGAGCAGACGGGCGGCCACTACCACTCCCGCCGCGACGGCTCCCGTCCACCACGGGACCGGGCGGACTGGCGGGTCGTCCTCGACGGCACCCGGGCACGGGTGGCAATGCGCCCCTTCGACGCACCCCTGCACCGGCGCGACTGGCGAACCCGCACCGTGACCGGGAGCCTGCACCCACCGGTCGCTGCCGCGCTCGCACGGCTCGCGCGCATCGAGCCCGGGCATCGTGTCCTCGACCCGTTCTGCGGTGCCGGCACCATCCTGCTCGAAGCCCACCGGACCGAACCCGAGGCGAGCTACATCGGAATCGACCGCGACTCGATCGCGATCAACGCCGCCCGCGCCAACACCGACCAGACCGCCGGGATCGTGTGGCGAACGGGCGACGCCAGAACCCTCGAAGGATGGCTGACCGGAGTCGACCGGATCGTCACCAATCCCCCGTGGCAGGTGCGCCTGGACATCGACGACTTCAGCTCGCACATGGGCCTGTGGCACCACCAGCTACAGGCTGACGGTCTCCTCGTCGCCATCGTCAATCAGTCGCAAGCGCAGTTCCTGCGCGACGACGCACGCTGGCAGGTCGATGCGATCCATGAGATAGCGGTCGCCGGCCAGCACCCCCGGATCGTCGTTGCGCGACCGACCGCATGA
- a CDS encoding NAD(P)/FAD-dependent oxidoreductase codes for MPEPAVVPPAPRSPTRPPGSVLVVGAGLAGLRTVAELRSQGFAGEITVVGAEWTAPYDRPPLSKELFARTEPVWLSGEGYGDLAGLADRVLHGYRAVRLEAAEDRARVEAQPVDAGPAGEGRVVLEGDAVVLAVGAHAVAPRAWTGAAFLHEAADADRLRGLLVPGARLVVVGAGWIGAEVAGLAAAQGCAVRVVEAAPTPLARQVGTRVGALTVPWYAAAGVELRCDAPVAAVRPGEVELVDGEVLAADVVLAATGVRPATGWLAGAVPLTPRGAVPVDESGRVLGGPASVRAVGDCADMTVPGVGTVPGGHWDAALTHPAAVAAGLLGRDAPPTPAPYVFSTQLGHELTLVGQPSEGAEVVLRGDPGTGGWTALYLAREAGLGQDNELDRDTGPDRDTGPARGADVPAGTGAGPAGPTTGPARLVAGFTVDRPRDVGPLRKLLAGGARPVLDLAQALDTAVPLRKAVALAG; via the coding sequence GTGCCCGAGCCCGCCGTCGTCCCCCCGGCTCCCCGCTCCCCGACCCGCCCACCGGGGTCCGTGCTCGTCGTCGGCGCCGGGTTGGCCGGCCTGCGCACGGTCGCCGAGCTCCGGTCCCAGGGCTTCGCCGGCGAGATCACGGTGGTCGGCGCGGAGTGGACCGCCCCCTACGACCGGCCGCCGCTGTCCAAGGAGCTCTTCGCCCGCACCGAGCCGGTCTGGCTGAGCGGGGAGGGGTACGGCGACCTGGCGGGGCTGGCCGACCGGGTGCTGCACGGCTACCGGGCGGTGCGCCTGGAGGCGGCGGAGGACCGCGCCCGGGTCGAGGCGCAGCCCGTCGACGCCGGCCCGGCAGGCGAGGGCCGCGTCGTCCTCGAGGGGGACGCGGTGGTCCTGGCCGTCGGCGCCCACGCCGTCGCCCCGCGGGCCTGGACCGGCGCGGCCTTCCTGCACGAGGCCGCCGACGCCGACCGGCTCCGCGGGCTGCTCGTGCCCGGCGCGCGCCTCGTCGTCGTGGGCGCGGGGTGGATCGGCGCGGAGGTCGCCGGGCTGGCCGCCGCGCAGGGGTGCGCGGTGCGGGTGGTGGAGGCGGCGCCGACGCCGCTCGCCCGGCAGGTCGGCACCCGGGTCGGGGCGCTGACCGTGCCGTGGTATGCCGCGGCCGGCGTCGAGCTGCGGTGCGACGCGCCGGTGGCCGCCGTGCGGCCCGGGGAGGTCGAGCTCGTCGACGGGGAGGTCCTGGCCGCCGACGTCGTCCTCGCGGCGACCGGCGTCCGTCCGGCAACCGGGTGGCTGGCCGGGGCGGTGCCGCTGACCCCGCGCGGGGCGGTGCCCGTCGACGAGTCCGGCCGGGTGCTGGGCGGGCCCGCCTCGGTGCGCGCGGTGGGCGACTGCGCCGACATGACGGTGCCGGGGGTCGGGACGGTCCCCGGCGGGCACTGGGACGCCGCGCTCACGCATCCGGCGGCGGTGGCCGCCGGGCTGCTCGGGCGGGACGCTCCGCCGACGCCCGCCCCGTACGTCTTCTCCACCCAGCTCGGGCACGAGCTCACCCTGGTCGGGCAGCCGTCGGAGGGAGCGGAGGTCGTGCTGCGCGGCGATCCTGGCACGGGCGGCTGGACGGCGCTCTACCTCGCCCGGGAGGCCGGTCTCGGCCAAGACAACGAGCTTGACCGGGACACCGGGCCTGACCGGGACACCGGGCCTGCCCGGGGGGCCGACGTCCCCGCGGGCACCGGGGCCGGGCCGGCGGGCCCCACCACCGGGCCGGCCCGGCTCGTGGCCGGGTTCACCGTCGACCGGCCGCGCGACGTCGGCCCGCTCCGCAAGCTGCTCGCGGGCGGCGCCCGGCCGGTCCTGGACCTCGCGCAGGCGCTCGACACCGCGGTGCCGCTGCGCAAGGCGGTCGCCCTGGCCGGCTGA